Proteins encoded in a region of the Streptomyces sp. NBC_00513 genome:
- a CDS encoding TetR family transcriptional regulator, whose protein sequence is MPPAAAEPLTPERILETTEDVLRRFGPTKATVVDVARALGVSHGSVYRHFPSKAALREAVTDRWLAKSIVMLEEIASAPAETAPSKLEAWLEALFEAKRKKAGADPELFATYTVLLAENSGVVDRHLSELIEQLVRIIADGVEAGTLAAPDVPAAARAVFDATGRFHDPQYAADWLSPTILPEFEAVTSLVIRGLRA, encoded by the coding sequence ATGCCCCCCGCTGCTGCCGAACCCCTGACTCCCGAGCGCATCCTCGAAACCACCGAGGACGTGTTGCGTCGCTTCGGCCCCACCAAGGCGACCGTGGTGGACGTGGCGCGCGCGCTGGGCGTCAGTCACGGCAGCGTGTACCGCCACTTCCCGTCGAAGGCGGCGCTGCGCGAGGCGGTCACGGACCGCTGGCTCGCCAAGAGCATCGTGATGCTGGAGGAGATCGCCTCGGCCCCCGCCGAGACGGCACCCTCCAAGCTGGAGGCGTGGCTGGAGGCCCTCTTCGAGGCCAAGCGCAAGAAGGCGGGAGCCGACCCGGAGCTGTTCGCGACGTACACCGTGCTGCTCGCCGAGAACAGCGGCGTGGTGGACCGGCATCTGAGCGAGCTGATCGAGCAGTTGGTCCGGATCATCGCCGACGGGGTCGAGGCCGGGACCCTGGCCGCACCCGACGTGCCGGCCGCGGCGCGGGCCGTCTTCGACGCCACGGGCCGGTTCCATGACCCGCAGTACGCCGCCGACTGGCTCTCCCCGACCATCCTCCCGGAGTTCGAGGCGGTCACCTCGCTCGTCATCCGGGGTCTGCGCGCCTGA
- a CDS encoding VC0807 family protein translates to MSAPPPQGTRPAPPARSGGAAALGWILTIGLNVVAPIITYNQLHDHGWREFDALLISSAWPVLDSAIHLAWRRKVDEFAIVTLVFLVITAVVSLIGAHSARALLIKDSGVTGLFGLLCLITLLAPRPLMFYFGRKFATDGTPESTAWWNGLWQYEGFRRTMIVMTTVWGLAYLVEAGVRIALTYALDTDTMVVLSPVMLYAVLGLLGVWTALYGKRSQAEGERRAAETAAASQHAGTAQA, encoded by the coding sequence ATGTCCGCTCCACCACCGCAGGGCACCCGCCCCGCACCACCCGCGCGGTCGGGCGGCGCCGCGGCGCTCGGCTGGATTCTGACCATCGGGCTCAACGTGGTCGCGCCGATCATCACGTACAACCAGTTGCACGACCACGGCTGGAGGGAGTTCGACGCGCTGCTGATCAGCAGTGCGTGGCCCGTCCTCGACAGCGCCATCCACCTGGCCTGGCGCCGCAAGGTCGACGAGTTCGCGATCGTCACCCTGGTCTTCCTGGTGATCACGGCGGTCGTCTCGCTGATCGGCGCGCACTCGGCGCGGGCCCTGCTGATCAAGGACTCGGGGGTGACGGGGTTGTTCGGGTTGCTCTGCCTCATCACCCTGCTCGCACCGAGGCCGCTGATGTTCTACTTCGGCCGCAAGTTCGCCACGGACGGTACTCCGGAGAGCACGGCCTGGTGGAACGGCCTGTGGCAGTACGAGGGCTTCCGTCGGACCATGATCGTGATGACCACGGTGTGGGGCTTGGCCTACCTGGTCGAGGCCGGGGTCCGCATCGCCCTGACCTACGCGCTCGACACCGACACGATGGTGGTCCTCAGCCCCGTCATGCTCTACGCGGTGCTCGGCCTGCTGGGCGTCTGGACCGCCCTCTACGGCAAGCGTTCACAGGCGGAGGGCGAACGGCGCGCCGCGGAGACGGCCGCCGCCTCGCAGCACGCCGGGACCGCACAGGCCTGA
- a CDS encoding glycine--tRNA ligase codes for MAADKIETIVSLSKRRGFVFPCSEIYGGSKAAWDYGPLGVELKENIKRQWWKAMVTGREDIVGIDSSVILAPEVWVASGHVATFSDPLTECTSCHKRHRADHLEEAYEAKHGRVPANGLADINCPNCGVKGQFTEPKQFSGMLETHLGPTQDTGSKAYLRPETAQGIFTNFAQVQTTSRKKPPFGIAQMGKSFRNEITPGNFIFRTREFEQMEMEFFVKPGEDEQWQEYWMQERWNWYRDLGIREENIRWYDHPKEKLSHYSKRTADIEYRFNFGGNEFSELEGVANRTDFDLKAHSAASGQDLVYFDQESKERYTPYVIEPAAGVNRAMLAFMLDAYNEDEAPNAKGVMEKRAVMRLDPRLAPIKVAVLPLSRNAQLSPKAKGLAADLRKFWNIEFDDAGAIGRRYRRQDEIGTPFCVTVDFDTLDDNAVTVRERDTMKQERVSLDQIQSYLGSRLLGC; via the coding sequence GTGGCCGCCGACAAGATCGAAACCATCGTCAGCCTGAGCAAGCGCCGTGGCTTCGTTTTCCCGTGCAGTGAGATCTACGGCGGCTCCAAGGCCGCCTGGGACTACGGCCCGCTCGGTGTCGAGCTGAAGGAGAACATCAAGCGCCAGTGGTGGAAGGCCATGGTCACCGGGCGTGAGGACATCGTCGGTATCGACTCCTCCGTGATTCTGGCCCCCGAGGTGTGGGTGGCCTCCGGCCACGTCGCCACCTTCTCGGACCCGCTGACCGAGTGCACCTCCTGTCACAAGCGTCACCGCGCGGACCACCTGGAGGAGGCGTACGAGGCCAAGCACGGCCGCGTGCCCGCCAACGGTCTTGCCGACATCAACTGCCCCAACTGCGGCGTGAAGGGCCAGTTCACCGAGCCCAAGCAGTTCTCGGGCATGCTGGAGACCCACCTGGGCCCGACCCAGGACACCGGCTCCAAGGCGTACCTGCGCCCGGAGACCGCCCAGGGCATCTTCACCAACTTCGCCCAGGTGCAGACGACTTCCCGCAAGAAGCCCCCCTTCGGCATCGCGCAGATGGGCAAGTCCTTCCGCAACGAGATCACCCCCGGCAACTTCATCTTCCGCACGCGCGAGTTCGAGCAGATGGAGATGGAGTTCTTCGTCAAGCCGGGCGAGGACGAGCAGTGGCAGGAGTACTGGATGCAGGAGCGGTGGAACTGGTACCGCGACCTCGGCATCCGCGAGGAGAACATCCGCTGGTACGACCACCCGAAGGAGAAGCTGTCCCACTACTCGAAGCGCACCGCCGACATCGAGTACCGCTTCAACTTCGGTGGCAATGAGTTCTCCGAGCTCGAAGGCGTGGCCAACCGCACCGACTTCGACCTCAAGGCCCACTCCGCCGCCTCCGGCCAGGACCTCGTCTACTTCGACCAGGAGAGCAAGGAGCGCTACACCCCGTACGTCATCGAGCCGGCGGCCGGTGTCAACCGCGCCATGCTCGCCTTCATGCTCGACGCGTACAACGAGGACGAGGCCCCGAACGCCAAGGGCGTCATGGAGAAGCGCGCCGTGATGCGCCTCGACCCGCGCCTGGCCCCGATCAAGGTCGCCGTCCTGCCGCTGTCCCGCAACGCGCAGCTGTCGCCGAAGGCCAAGGGCCTCGCCGCCGACCTGCGCAAGTTCTGGAACATCGAGTTCGACGACGCGGGCGCCATCGGCCGTCGTTACCGTCGCCAGGACGAGATCGGCACGCCGTTCTGCGTCACCGTCGACTTCGACACCCTCGACGACAACGCGGTGACCGTGCGCGAGCGCGACACCATGAAGCAGGAGCGCGTCTCCCTGGACCAGATCCAGAGCTACCTCGGCAGCCGTCTGCTCGGCTGCTAG
- a CDS encoding metal ABC transporter substrate-binding protein, with the protein MNVRRLIPAASLAGAVALGATALTACSGASAAGGNTDGKLAVTASFYPMQFLAERIGKEHVTVTTLTKPGVEPHDLEITPKQTGRLGESDVILYLKTLQPAVDKAVAQSGVKNVVDAGTLTELEAHAASGHDDHDHAAEGGDHAAEGEEHDHDHGGAGKDPHVWLDPAKYAQIAKGVGAALGKADPAHAADYEKNTATLVTELGSLDTDFKDGLKTTASRTFITTHAAFGYLAERYGLDQEGISGIDPESEPSPARMKDLQGVAAKDKVTTVFFETLAGDKTAKALAKDTGLKTDVLDPLEGITDKSQGADYFEVMRSNLKNLQKALGAK; encoded by the coding sequence ATGAACGTACGACGCCTCATACCCGCCGCATCCCTCGCCGGCGCCGTCGCCCTCGGCGCGACGGCCCTCACCGCCTGCTCCGGAGCCAGTGCCGCCGGAGGCAACACGGACGGCAAGCTCGCCGTGACGGCGTCGTTCTACCCCATGCAGTTCCTCGCCGAGCGGATCGGCAAGGAGCACGTGACGGTCACCACCCTGACCAAGCCGGGTGTCGAACCGCACGATCTGGAGATCACGCCCAAGCAGACGGGCCGACTCGGCGAATCCGACGTGATCCTCTACCTCAAGACGCTGCAACCCGCCGTGGACAAGGCCGTCGCCCAGTCCGGCGTGAAGAACGTCGTCGACGCCGGCACCCTCACCGAGCTGGAGGCGCACGCCGCCTCCGGGCACGACGACCACGACCACGCGGCCGAGGGCGGCGACCACGCCGCCGAGGGCGAGGAGCACGACCACGACCACGGCGGCGCCGGCAAGGACCCGCACGTCTGGCTCGACCCCGCCAAGTACGCGCAGATCGCCAAGGGCGTCGGCGCGGCGCTGGGGAAGGCCGACCCCGCGCACGCGGCGGACTACGAGAAGAACACCGCGACGCTGGTCACCGAACTGGGTTCCCTGGACACCGATTTCAAGGACGGCCTGAAGACCACGGCCTCCAGGACCTTCATCACCACCCACGCCGCCTTCGGCTACCTCGCCGAGCGCTACGGGCTCGACCAGGAGGGCATCTCCGGCATCGACCCCGAGTCCGAGCCCAGCCCGGCCCGCATGAAGGACCTCCAGGGCGTCGCGGCCAAGGACAAGGTGACCACCGTGTTCTTCGAGACGCTGGCGGGCGACAAGACGGCCAAGGCCCTCGCGAAGGACACCGGCCTGAAGACCGACGTCCTCGACCCGCTCGAGGGAATCACCGACAAGTCCCAGGGCGCTGACTACTTCGAGGTCATGCGGTCGAACCTGAAGAACCTCCAGAAGGCCCTCGGAGCCAAGTGA
- a CDS encoding metal ABC transporter ATP-binding protein: MQSTSGQTTDQPVISLRGATASLGSRPVLRGIDLTVRRGEVVALLGANGSGKSTAVRAVVGQVPLTDGELSLFGTEFRRFRQWSRIGYVPQRTTAAAGVPATVREIVSAGRLARSRFGVLRKADRAAVERALALVDMDAYADASINALSGGQHQRVLIARALAVEPELLIMDEPMAGVDLANQEVLANALRHQVEAGTTILLVLHELGPLEPLIDRAVVLRDGCVMHDGPPPEAVGQHALPGHDHVHPHAAHDAEPLRTGLLS; encoded by the coding sequence ATGCAGTCCACGTCGGGTCAGACAACGGACCAGCCCGTCATATCCCTGCGCGGGGCCACGGCCTCGCTCGGCTCGCGCCCCGTGCTGCGCGGGATCGACCTCACCGTCCGGCGCGGTGAGGTCGTCGCCCTGCTCGGCGCCAACGGCTCCGGGAAGTCCACGGCCGTACGCGCCGTGGTCGGCCAGGTCCCGCTGACCGACGGCGAGCTGTCCCTCTTCGGAACCGAGTTCCGACGCTTCCGCCAGTGGTCCCGCATCGGCTACGTCCCGCAGCGCACCACGGCCGCCGCAGGCGTCCCGGCCACCGTCCGGGAGATCGTCTCCGCCGGCCGCCTCGCCCGCTCCCGCTTCGGGGTGCTGCGCAAGGCCGACCGGGCCGCCGTCGAGCGGGCACTGGCCCTGGTCGACATGGACGCGTACGCCGACGCCTCGATCAACGCCCTCTCCGGCGGCCAGCACCAGCGCGTGCTCATAGCCCGGGCACTCGCCGTGGAACCCGAACTGCTGATCATGGACGAGCCGATGGCCGGCGTGGACCTGGCGAACCAGGAGGTCCTCGCGAACGCCCTGCGGCACCAGGTGGAGGCCGGGACGACCATCCTGCTCGTCCTGCACGAGCTGGGCCCGCTGGAGCCGCTGATTGACCGGGCCGTCGTCCTGCGCGACGGCTGTGTGATGCACGACGGCCCGCCCCCGGAGGCCGTGGGCCAGCACGCCCTCCCCGGCCACGACCACGTACACCCCCACGCGGCGCACGACGCCGAGCCCCTCCGGACGGGACTGCTGAGCTGA
- a CDS encoding metal ABC transporter permease, whose product MDLLTYPFMVRALIAAGLVGLTAPAIGTYLVQRRQAVMGDGLGHVAMTGVALGFVLHTSPVWMATLVAVVGAVGMELIRSRGRTSGDVALAMLFYGGLAGGVMIINLGGGSTTMLLGSMFGSITTVASEDVIAMVILAAFVLAVTIGLRRQLFAVCQDEEFARVTGLPVRALNLLIAITAAVTVTVAMRIVGLLLVSAMMVIPVAAAQRMTRGFATTLGLAIAISVTVALTGTAATYYVEAPSGAMIVLLAIAVFMVMTALSTPLARRRAKAARSAEEVCTRDDVKV is encoded by the coding sequence ATGGACCTCCTGACCTACCCCTTCATGGTGCGGGCGCTGATCGCGGCCGGTCTGGTCGGCCTGACCGCCCCCGCCATCGGCACGTACCTCGTCCAGCGCCGCCAGGCCGTCATGGGTGACGGCCTCGGCCACGTCGCCATGACCGGCGTCGCGTTGGGCTTCGTCCTCCACACCAGTCCCGTGTGGATGGCCACCCTCGTCGCGGTCGTCGGCGCCGTCGGCATGGAGTTGATCCGCTCCCGCGGCCGGACCAGCGGCGACGTCGCGCTCGCGATGCTGTTCTACGGCGGCCTGGCCGGCGGAGTCATGATCATCAACTTGGGCGGCGGGTCCACGACCATGCTGCTCGGGTCGATGTTCGGTTCGATCACCACGGTCGCGTCCGAGGACGTCATCGCCATGGTGATCCTGGCCGCCTTCGTTCTCGCCGTCACGATCGGCCTGCGCCGGCAGTTGTTCGCCGTCTGCCAGGACGAGGAGTTCGCCCGGGTGACCGGGCTGCCGGTGCGCGCGCTGAACCTGCTGATCGCGATCACCGCGGCCGTCACCGTCACCGTCGCGATGCGGATCGTCGGCCTGCTCCTGGTCAGCGCCATGATGGTGATCCCGGTCGCGGCCGCACAGCGCATGACCCGCGGTTTCGCCACGACGCTGGGCCTGGCCATCGCGATCAGCGTCACCGTCGCCCTGACGGGCACGGCCGCCACGTACTACGTCGAGGCGCCCTCCGGCGCCATGATCGTGCTGCTCGCCATCGCCGTCTTCATGGTGATGACGGCCCTTTCCACCCCCCTGGCCCGGCGCCGGGCCAAGGCCGCCCGGAGCGCCGAGGAGGTCTGTACGCGCGACGATGTGAAGGTCTAG
- a CDS encoding Fur family transcriptional regulator, which produces MATAPGEMNTAPVRGRSTRQRAAVAAALDEVDEFRSAQELHDMLKHRGDSVGLTTVYRTLQSLADAGEVDVLRTSDGESVYRRCSTGDHHHHLVCRKCGKAVEVEGPAVEKWAESIAAEHGYVNVAHTVEIFGTCADCAAAAG; this is translated from the coding sequence GTGGCGACTGCGCCTGGCGAGATGAATACCGCGCCAGTACGAGGACGATCCACCCGGCAGCGGGCGGCCGTGGCGGCGGCACTGGACGAGGTGGACGAGTTCCGCAGCGCCCAGGAACTCCACGACATGCTCAAGCACCGCGGCGATTCCGTGGGCCTGACCACCGTGTACCGCACCCTGCAGTCGCTCGCCGACGCGGGCGAGGTCGACGTGCTGCGCACCAGCGACGGCGAGTCCGTCTACCGCCGCTGCTCCACCGGCGATCACCACCACCACCTGGTCTGCCGCAAGTGCGGCAAGGCGGTCGAGGTGGAGGGTCCGGCCGTGGAGAAGTGGGCGGAGTCCATCGCGGCCGAGCACGGCTACGTGAACGTCGCCCACACCGTGGAGATCTTCGGCACCTGCGCCGACTGCGCTGCCGCGGCCGGTTAG
- a CDS encoding YcxB family protein, whose product MNTDTEPSAQPDGQAVELVYLLTRADIVQALRTRDAHTASGRRARWVFPLGGLMGVGFGALAVAEGDGVLGRPLFFFVGGAFLWALVLFGPQLQARAFGGLLDKAGEARVVVDASGVHVTTADTRTHIGWAAQPQYTETAGMFLLLSDDKRAAAMTMLPKRGASDPADIDRLRAVLDRNLRRI is encoded by the coding sequence ATGAACACGGATACGGAGCCCTCGGCGCAGCCGGACGGGCAGGCGGTCGAGCTGGTCTACCTGCTGACCAGGGCCGACATCGTGCAGGCCCTGCGCACGCGGGACGCGCACACGGCCTCGGGACGCCGCGCCCGGTGGGTGTTCCCCCTGGGCGGACTGATGGGTGTGGGGTTCGGCGCCCTGGCCGTGGCGGAGGGGGACGGGGTCCTCGGCAGGCCCCTGTTCTTCTTCGTCGGCGGCGCGTTCCTGTGGGCCCTGGTGTTGTTCGGCCCGCAGCTCCAGGCGCGGGCCTTCGGCGGGCTGCTGGACAAGGCGGGGGAGGCCCGGGTCGTCGTCGACGCTTCAGGCGTGCACGTGACGACTGCCGACACCCGGACGCACATCGGCTGGGCGGCCCAGCCGCAGTACACGGAGACGGCCGGGATGTTCCTTCTGCTCAGCGACGACAAGCGGGCTGCGGCCATGACCATGCTGCCCAAGCGGGGCGCTTCCGATCCCGCCGACATCGACCGCCTGCGGGCCGTGCTGGACCGGAACCTGCGCCGGATCTAA
- a CDS encoding isoprenyl transferase, protein MARRGILGRSRREYKVPEPHPSGARPPKIPGELVPNHVAVVMDGNGRWAKERGLPRTEGHKVGEGVVLDVLKGCLEMGVKNLSLYAFSTENWKRSPDEVRFLMNFNRDVIRRRRDEMNELGIRIRWVGRMPKMWKSVVQELQVAQEQTVDNDAMTLYFCVNYGGRAEIADAAQAIARDVAAGRLDPSKVNEKTFAKYMYYPDMPDVDLFLRPSGEQRTSNYLLWQSAYAEMVFQDVLWPDFDRRNLWAACLEYAQRDRRFGGAVPNQGEPGASA, encoded by the coding sequence ATGGCACGACGCGGGATTCTGGGACGCTCTCGCCGGGAGTACAAGGTTCCCGAGCCGCACCCGTCCGGTGCGCGCCCGCCGAAGATCCCCGGCGAGCTGGTCCCGAACCACGTGGCCGTGGTCATGGACGGCAACGGCCGGTGGGCCAAGGAGCGCGGACTGCCGCGCACCGAGGGCCACAAGGTCGGCGAGGGCGTCGTCCTCGACGTGCTCAAGGGCTGCCTGGAGATGGGCGTCAAGAACCTCTCCCTGTACGCCTTCTCGACGGAGAACTGGAAGCGCTCGCCCGACGAGGTCCGCTTCCTCATGAACTTCAACCGCGACGTCATCCGCCGCCGCCGCGACGAGATGAACGAACTCGGCATCCGCATCCGCTGGGTCGGCCGCATGCCCAAGATGTGGAAGTCGGTCGTCCAGGAACTCCAGGTCGCCCAGGAACAGACCGTCGACAACGACGCGATGACCCTGTACTTCTGCGTCAACTACGGCGGCCGCGCGGAGATCGCGGACGCGGCGCAGGCCATCGCCCGTGACGTCGCGGCCGGCAGGCTCGACCCGTCGAAGGTCAACGAGAAGACCTTCGCGAAGTACATGTACTACCCGGACATGCCGGACGTGGACCTCTTCCTGCGCCCGAGCGGCGAGCAGCGGACCTCCAACTACCTGCTCTGGCAGAGCGCCTACGCCGAGATGGTGTTCCAGGACGTGCTGTGGCCGGACTTCGACCGCCGGAACCTGTGGGCCGCCTGCCTGGAGTACGCCCAGCGCGACCGCCGCTTCGGCGGCGCCGTGCCGAACCAGGGGGAGCCGGGCGCCTCCGCCTGA
- the recO gene encoding DNA repair protein RecO, with protein sequence MSLFRDDGIVLRTQKLGEADRIITLLTRGHGRVRAVARGVRRTKSKFGAGLEPFSHADVQFFARGSELIGRSLPLCTQTEIIAPYGNGIVTDYARYTAGTAMLETAERFAENEGEPAVQQYLLLVGGLRTLSRGEHEPHLILDAFLLRSLAVNGYAPSFDDCAKCGIHGPNRHFSVAAGGVICGDCRVPGSVVPSSEAIALLSALLTGDWGHADACEARHVREGSGLVSAYLHWHLERGLRSLRYVEK encoded by the coding sequence ATGAGTCTGTTCCGCGACGACGGCATCGTGCTGCGCACCCAGAAGCTGGGTGAGGCGGACCGCATCATCACGCTCCTCACCCGGGGCCACGGCCGGGTGCGGGCCGTCGCCCGCGGCGTACGGCGCACGAAGTCGAAGTTCGGGGCCGGGCTGGAACCTTTCTCCCACGCCGACGTGCAGTTCTTCGCCCGGGGCAGCGAACTGATCGGCCGCAGCCTGCCGCTCTGCACCCAGACCGAGATCATCGCCCCCTACGGCAACGGCATCGTCACCGACTACGCCCGCTACACCGCCGGCACCGCGATGCTGGAGACCGCCGAACGCTTCGCCGAGAACGAGGGCGAACCGGCCGTACAGCAGTACCTCCTCCTCGTCGGCGGACTGCGCACCCTCTCGCGCGGCGAGCACGAACCCCACCTCATCCTCGACGCCTTCCTGCTGCGCTCCCTCGCCGTCAACGGCTACGCGCCCAGCTTCGACGACTGCGCGAAGTGCGGGATCCACGGCCCCAACCGGCACTTCTCCGTCGCCGCGGGCGGGGTCATATGCGGAGACTGCCGCGTACCCGGCAGCGTCGTACCCTCGTCTGAGGCCATCGCTCTGCTCAGCGCGCTGCTGACGGGCGACTGGGGTCACGCGGACGCGTGCGAGGCGCGTCACGTGCGGGAGGGCAGCGGGCTGGTCTCGGCCTATTTGCACTGGCATCTGGAGCGCGGGCTACGCTCCCTGCGATACGTCGAGAAATAG
- a CDS encoding nucleobase:cation symporter-2 family protein codes for MARVAARLSVNGEQSSHPVDEVLPLPKLALYGFQHVLAFYAGAVIVPILVGSALKLSPEQLVYLINADLFTCGIASIIQAWGIGRIGARLPIIQGVTFTAVSPMIAIGLGAGGGTAALLVIYGAVITAGIATFAFAWMPARVFRVVMSLFPPVVTGTVITILGIVLLPVALKDVVGGAPLVGDGGDPKQLAYAVGTMLFVLVMMRLGRPFVSSIAVLLGLVGGTLVAFALGDAKFAAVGQSDWIGVTTPFHFGAPKFEWFPILLMLIVMLITMVETTGDTYAVGEIVGKDIDSETVARALRADGAATAIGGLLNSFPYVAFAENVGLVRVTKVKSRFVVVAAGVIMIILGLLPKAAAVVAAIPPGVLGGAATVMFGMVALAGIQTLGKVDLKEEKNALIVGVALAFALFPATVPAFFEKHMSVDLASLLNSGVTLGATAAILMNLLFNGLGKGDPHADPQAAPAAAPAPEVVLPAQADAPVALAAAHKADGSDGSDESNATDGSDKADKAAVRDPAGTTDGAATPAG; via the coding sequence ATGGCACGTGTCGCCGCCCGGCTTTCCGTCAACGGAGAGCAGAGCTCGCACCCGGTCGACGAGGTGCTCCCCCTCCCCAAGCTGGCGCTGTACGGCTTCCAGCACGTACTCGCCTTCTACGCCGGTGCGGTGATCGTTCCGATCCTCGTCGGCAGCGCGCTCAAGCTCAGTCCCGAGCAACTGGTCTACCTGATCAACGCGGACCTCTTCACCTGCGGCATAGCCTCGATCATCCAGGCCTGGGGCATAGGGCGGATCGGCGCCCGACTGCCGATCATCCAGGGCGTCACCTTCACCGCCGTCTCCCCGATGATCGCCATCGGCCTGGGCGCGGGCGGTGGCACGGCGGCCCTGTTGGTGATCTACGGAGCCGTCATCACGGCCGGCATCGCCACCTTCGCCTTCGCGTGGATGCCCGCACGCGTCTTCCGTGTCGTGATGTCGCTCTTCCCGCCGGTGGTGACCGGCACGGTGATCACCATCCTCGGCATCGTCCTGCTCCCGGTCGCGCTCAAGGACGTGGTCGGTGGCGCCCCGCTCGTCGGCGACGGCGGGGACCCGAAGCAACTCGCCTACGCGGTCGGCACCATGCTCTTCGTCCTCGTGATGATGCGCCTCGGCCGCCCCTTCGTCTCCAGCATCGCGGTCCTGCTCGGCCTGGTCGGCGGCACGCTCGTCGCCTTCGCCCTCGGCGACGCCAAGTTCGCGGCCGTCGGCCAGTCCGACTGGATCGGCGTCACCACGCCCTTCCACTTCGGCGCCCCGAAGTTCGAGTGGTTCCCGATCCTCCTCATGCTGATCGTCATGCTGATCACGATGGTCGAGACGACCGGTGACACCTACGCGGTCGGCGAGATCGTCGGCAAGGACATCGACAGCGAGACCGTCGCCCGGGCGCTGCGGGCCGACGGCGCGGCCACCGCGATCGGCGGTCTGCTGAACTCCTTCCCGTACGTGGCCTTCGCCGAGAACGTCGGACTGGTCCGGGTCACCAAGGTCAAGAGCCGGTTCGTGGTCGTCGCGGCGGGCGTGATCATGATCATCCTGGGTCTGCTGCCCAAGGCCGCGGCGGTCGTCGCCGCGATCCCGCCCGGGGTCCTCGGCGGCGCCGCCACCGTGATGTTCGGCATGGTCGCCCTCGCCGGCATCCAGACCCTCGGCAAGGTGGACCTCAAGGAGGAGAAGAACGCCCTGATCGTCGGCGTCGCCCTCGCCTTCGCGCTCTTCCCGGCGACCGTCCCGGCCTTCTTCGAGAAGCACATGAGCGTGGACCTCGCCTCGCTCCTCAACAGCGGTGTGACACTCGGCGCCACGGCCGCGATCTTGATGAACCTGCTCTTCAACGGCCTGGGCAAGGGCGATCCGCACGCCGACCCGCAGGCCGCCCCCGCCGCCGCCCCAGCCCCGGAGGTCGTGCTGCCCGCCCAGGCGGACGCACCGGTCGCCCTCGCGGCCGCGCACAAGGCCGACGGGTCGGACGGGTCGGACGAATCGAACGCGACGGACGGGTCGGACAAGGCGGACAAGGCGGCCGTGAGGGACCCGGCCGGCACGACGGACGGCGCGGCGACGCCCGCGGGCTGA
- a CDS encoding TerB family tellurite resistance protein translates to MLPARDGDGRKLTAWGIRTTWSTVGDGEFYCPGCGGDRNYRRRTGRRRFTVLGVPLLPRGHAGPVVECQACRDRYDAEVLDHLTTTRFSSMLRDAVHTVTLAVLAAGGTASQSALEAAVSAVRSAGFQDCTEEQLESLVDALAADEGRLGLYDGPECRGAALSIELHETLEPLAPHLAGPGRASLLLQGARVALADGPYTPAEREVLATVGAALRMDTDEVARLLSAVRAP, encoded by the coding sequence GTGCTGCCAGCTCGGGATGGGGACGGCCGGAAGCTGACGGCCTGGGGCATCCGGACCACCTGGAGCACCGTGGGTGACGGGGAGTTCTACTGCCCCGGCTGCGGGGGTGACCGCAACTACCGCCGACGCACCGGCCGCCGCAGGTTCACCGTCCTCGGGGTCCCGCTGCTGCCGCGCGGCCACGCCGGGCCCGTCGTCGAATGCCAGGCCTGCCGGGACCGCTACGACGCCGAGGTGCTGGACCACCTGACCACCACCCGCTTCTCGTCGATGCTCCGGGACGCGGTCCACACGGTGACCCTCGCCGTGCTGGCGGCGGGCGGGACCGCCTCCCAGAGCGCACTGGAGGCCGCCGTGTCGGCCGTACGGTCCGCCGGGTTCCAGGACTGTACCGAGGAGCAGTTGGAGTCCCTGGTGGACGCCCTGGCCGCCGACGAGGGCCGATTGGGCCTGTACGACGGCCCGGAGTGCCGCGGGGCCGCGCTGTCGATCGAACTCCACGAGACCCTGGAACCCCTGGCCCCGCACCTGGCCGGCCCGGGCCGCGCCTCGCTGCTGCTCCAGGGCGCGCGGGTCGCCCTCGCCGACGGGCCGTACACCCCGGCCGAGCGCGAGGTGCTGGCCACCGTGGGCGCCGCGCTGCGGATGGACACGGACGAGGTGGCACGACTGCTGTCGGCGGTCCGGGCCCCGTAG